In candidate division KSB1 bacterium, a genomic segment contains:
- the sufC gene encoding Fe-S cluster assembly ATPase SufC, producing the protein MLTVKGLKVVVEGNKILKGIDLEVNKGEVHAIMGPNGSGKSTLANVLAGREEYEVVAGEVLYNGRNLLDMKPEDRAREGLFLAFQYPVEIPGVSMSNFLKTALNEIREYRGQEKLDAMEFFALIKEKLKFVNMDEKLLSRSINQGFSGGEKKRNEIFQMALLEPKLAILDETDSGLDIDAMKIVANGVNQLRSQDNATIVVTHYQRLLNYIVPDFVHVLIDGKIVKSGDKGLALKLDEQGYDWVKDHASQPVAA; encoded by the coding sequence ATGTTAACGGTAAAAGGATTAAAAGTCGTGGTTGAGGGAAACAAAATTCTAAAAGGTATTGATTTAGAAGTAAACAAAGGCGAAGTTCATGCGATTATGGGTCCAAATGGCTCAGGAAAAAGTACCCTCGCAAACGTCCTGGCTGGCCGCGAAGAATACGAAGTAGTCGCTGGTGAAGTTCTGTACAATGGCCGGAATCTGTTGGATATGAAACCGGAAGACCGGGCGAGAGAAGGGCTATTCCTGGCATTTCAATACCCCGTAGAAATTCCCGGGGTGAGCATGTCGAATTTTCTCAAAACGGCTCTCAATGAGATTCGCGAATATCGTGGGCAAGAAAAGCTCGACGCCATGGAGTTTTTTGCGCTCATCAAAGAAAAGCTCAAATTTGTAAATATGGATGAGAAGCTCCTCAGCCGCTCAATTAACCAAGGTTTTTCAGGCGGTGAAAAAAAGCGCAACGAAATTTTTCAAATGGCACTGCTTGAGCCCAAGTTGGCCATCCTGGATGAAACCGATTCCGGGTTAGATATTGACGCCATGAAAATCGTAGCCAATGGTGTGAACCAACTACGAAGCCAGGACAATGCAACCATCGTTGTGACCCACTATCAGCGTCTCTTAAATTACATCGTTCCGGATTTTGTCCATGTTCTTATTGATGGTAAAATTGTTAAGTCCGGCGACAAAGGACTGGCGCTTAAACTTGACGAACAGGGTTACGACTGGGTCAAAGACCACGCAAGCCAGCCGGTAGCTGCTTAA
- a CDS encoding SUF system NifU family Fe-S cluster assembly protein, translating into MEDLRELYQEVILDHNKNPKNFRKLENASHTSEGYNPFCGDRINLYLQIEDDHIKDISFEGSGCAISKASSSVMTAELKGKSLTEAKELFKKFQGIITGKTEADFTGFDKLSVFAGVREFPVRVKCAALAWHTMLEAIQNGNNLASTE; encoded by the coding sequence ATGGAAGATTTAAGAGAACTATATCAGGAAGTGATTCTGGATCATAATAAGAATCCGAAGAATTTCAGGAAACTAGAAAACGCCAGCCATACTTCGGAAGGGTACAATCCTTTTTGCGGCGACCGCATTAATCTGTATTTGCAAATCGAGGATGATCACATCAAAGATATCAGTTTTGAAGGCTCCGGATGTGCGATTTCAAAAGCTTCTTCATCAGTGATGACGGCCGAACTTAAAGGAAAATCGCTGACTGAGGCAAAAGAGCTTTTTAAGAAATTCCAGGGAATTATCACCGGTAAAACTGAAGCTGATTTCACAGGTTTTGATAAGCTCTCCGTTTTTGCCGGCGTCAGAGAATTTCCGGTTCGCGTCAAGTGCGCCGCTTTAGCATGGCATACAATGCTCGAGGCAATACAGAACGGCAATAACCTGGCTTCTACAGAGTAA
- the sufB gene encoding Fe-S cluster assembly protein SufB, protein MSTEQETIEQFTKSEYKWGFTTDIEQEFAPKGLTEDTVRLISAKKNEPEWLLEWRLKAFRHWQTMTEPRWPNVKYPPIDYQDAYYYAAPKKKKQLKSLDEVDPAIRETFDKLGISLDEQKRLSGVAVDAIIDSVSVATTFKDELSKHGIIFCSFSEAVQNHPDLIKKYLGSVVPYTDNFYATLNSAVFSDGSFCYIPKGVRCPMELSTYFRINAENTGQFERTLIVAEEGAYVSYLEGCTAPMRDENQLHAAVVELIAHKDAQIKYSTVQNWYPGDKNGKGGIYNFVTKRGICSGKNAKISWTQVETGSAITWKYPSVILKGDNSIGEFYSVAVTNNYQQADTGTKMIHLGKNTRSTIISKGISAGHGQNSYRGLVKVAKNAEDARNFSQCDSLLIGDKCGAHTFPYLEVHNKSAKIEHEATTTKVGEDQIFYCNQRGIDTENAVSLIVNGYCKEVFKELPMEFAVEAQKLLSISLEGSVG, encoded by the coding sequence ATGAGTACTGAACAAGAAACCATCGAACAATTTACAAAGAGCGAATATAAATGGGGGTTTACTACCGATATCGAGCAGGAGTTTGCGCCAAAAGGCCTCACTGAAGATACGGTCAGGTTAATTTCTGCTAAAAAGAATGAGCCGGAGTGGCTGCTCGAATGGCGGCTCAAAGCTTTCCGCCACTGGCAAACCATGACAGAGCCCAGGTGGCCAAATGTCAAGTATCCCCCCATCGATTATCAGGATGCGTACTATTACGCGGCGCCCAAGAAAAAGAAACAGCTCAAAAGCCTCGATGAAGTCGATCCGGCAATTCGCGAGACTTTTGACAAATTGGGAATTTCTTTAGATGAGCAGAAACGCCTCTCAGGAGTCGCAGTGGATGCGATCATAGACAGCGTTTCAGTTGCAACCACATTTAAAGATGAGCTTTCCAAGCACGGGATTATCTTCTGCTCTTTTTCCGAAGCAGTTCAGAACCATCCTGATTTGATAAAAAAATATCTCGGCTCGGTTGTGCCCTACACCGACAATTTTTATGCGACTTTAAATTCCGCCGTGTTCAGCGATGGCTCGTTCTGCTACATTCCGAAAGGCGTTCGCTGCCCAATGGAGTTGTCGACTTATTTTAGGATCAACGCTGAGAATACGGGGCAGTTTGAACGAACGCTTATTGTCGCTGAAGAAGGCGCTTATGTGAGCTATTTAGAAGGTTGCACGGCGCCGATGCGTGACGAAAATCAACTGCACGCAGCCGTAGTCGAGTTGATTGCTCACAAAGATGCACAGATAAAATACTCAACCGTGCAGAACTGGTACCCGGGCGATAAAAACGGCAAAGGCGGCATTTACAACTTCGTGACCAAGCGCGGCATCTGTTCAGGTAAAAACGCCAAGATTTCGTGGACGCAGGTTGAGACCGGCTCGGCCATTACCTGGAAATATCCAAGTGTTATTTTAAAAGGGGATAACTCGATTGGGGAATTCTATTCCGTAGCAGTAACCAATAATTATCAGCAAGCGGACACCGGGACCAAGATGATTCATCTCGGTAAGAATACCCGGAGTACGATTATCTCAAAAGGCATTTCGGCTGGCCATGGCCAAAACTCGTATCGAGGTCTGGTAAAGGTCGCCAAAAACGCGGAAGACGCACGTAATTTTTCCCAGTGTGACTCGCTGTTGATTGGGGATAAATGCGGCGCACATACGTTTCCTTATTTAGAGGTTCACAACAAATCCGCGAAGATAGAACATGAAGCGACCACCACAAAAGTAGGTGAAGATCAGATTTTTTACTGCAATCAGCGCGGCATTGATACCGAAAATGCGGTGAGCTTGATTGTGAACGGATATTGTAAGGAAGTCTTCAAAGAGCTGCCCATGGAGTTTGCCGTCGAAGCACAGAAATTGCTGTCGATTAGTCTTGAGGGTAGTGTGGGTTAA
- a CDS encoding aquaporin, translating to MKDLKAYVAEMIATFALCFIGAGAIVTNSYTDGAVGLVGIALAHGVVLAIMINATGHISGAHVNPAVTIGFMITKRIEIGKGIGYIISQLAGGVLAGFALRVIFSPAVWGATHLGTPALDPGISFGAGIMIEAILTFFLVMTVFGTAVDSRAPKGVYGFAIGSVLVCDILMGGPLTGASMNPARTFGTGLAAGFFENHLVYWIGPIVGGAAAALLYNNFFMSKED from the coding sequence ATGAAAGATTTAAAGGCTTATGTGGCCGAAATGATTGCGACGTTTGCGCTTTGTTTTATCGGAGCCGGTGCGATTGTAACGAATTCGTATACTGATGGCGCGGTTGGACTTGTTGGGATTGCGCTGGCACACGGGGTGGTTTTGGCCATTATGATTAACGCAACCGGTCATATTTCAGGCGCGCACGTGAACCCGGCCGTGACGATTGGGTTTATGATCACCAAGCGTATCGAAATTGGCAAAGGTATCGGCTACATTATTTCTCAGTTGGCTGGCGGCGTTCTGGCGGGTTTTGCCTTGCGTGTCATCTTCAGTCCGGCCGTCTGGGGCGCGACGCACTTAGGAACGCCAGCTCTTGATCCGGGAATTTCCTTTGGAGCTGGAATTATGATCGAGGCTATCTTAACATTCTTTCTAGTAATGACTGTTTTTGGTACCGCAGTTGACTCACGAGCGCCGAAAGGTGTTTATGGTTTCGCGATCGGCTCTGTTTTGGTTTGTGATATTTTAATGGGAGGTCCGCTCACCGGCGCCTCGATGAATCCGGCGAGAACCTTTGGAACCGGATTGGCCGCGGGATTCTTCGAAAACCATCTGGTTTATTGGATTGGACCGATTGTTGGTGGCGCTGCTGCTGCTTTGCTTTATAACAATTTTTTTATGTCGAAAGAAGATTAG
- a CDS encoding enoyl-CoA hydratase/isomerase family protein, with product MALVDYRVENGIAIMELNNPPANSYNHEVMAELDACIMKARFDESVHVLIITGKGEKFFSGGADISMLESGSPNYLYNFALHGNETLMRFENTPKLVIAAINGHAMGGGCEISMACDIRIAKAGKGKIGLPEINLGVMPGMGGTQRLARLLGRAKALEFCTSGAALSMDAAKEIGLVGMVFEEEGYWDKVMEYAGQFVPPKKASMSVGMIKRAIQTGADISLQDGLALEREVLQRAFDSDDAKEGLKAFLEKRTANFTGK from the coding sequence ATGGCTTTAGTTGATTATCGAGTTGAGAATGGCATTGCCATCATGGAACTCAACAATCCGCCCGCAAACAGTTACAACCACGAGGTGATGGCGGAACTGGATGCGTGCATCATGAAGGCGCGTTTTGATGAGTCGGTACATGTTTTAATTATTACCGGCAAAGGAGAGAAGTTTTTCTCCGGCGGGGCAGATATTTCCATGTTGGAATCGGGTTCGCCGAATTATCTTTATAATTTCGCCCTGCATGGCAACGAAACTTTGATGCGTTTCGAAAATACACCAAAACTGGTAATTGCGGCCATCAATGGTCACGCTATGGGCGGCGGCTGTGAAATCAGCATGGCATGCGACATACGAATTGCAAAAGCCGGCAAAGGCAAAATTGGGTTGCCGGAAATTAACCTCGGAGTCATGCCGGGGATGGGCGGGACCCAGCGTTTGGCCAGACTGCTAGGTAGAGCCAAAGCTCTGGAGTTCTGTACCTCAGGCGCGGCGCTCTCTATGGACGCAGCCAAAGAAATCGGTCTGGTAGGTATGGTTTTTGAGGAGGAAGGGTACTGGGATAAAGTGATGGAATATGCCGGTCAATTTGTTCCGCCTAAAAAAGCCAGCATGTCTGTCGGTATGATTAAACGCGCTATTCAAACCGGTGCGGATATTTCCCTTCAGGACGGTCTTGCACTCGAACGTGAAGTTTTACAACGTGCGTTTGATAGTGATGATGCTAAAGAGGGCCTGAAAGCTTTTCTCGAAAAAAGAACGGCCAATTTTACAGGCAAATAA
- a CDS encoding cysteine desulfurase — protein sequence MEELLESVVLEKPVSTPTTGFDVERIREDFPILQTRVHGNPLVYLDNAATSQKPQAVIDAISDYYSGENANIHRGVHYLSELATRKYEETREKVKDLINAKSTREIIFVRGTTEAVNLVSSTYGRENIKAEDEIIISNMEHHSNIVPWQLLCESTDAKLKVIPINDDGEIIFDEYQKLMSDKTKLVAVVHTSNSLGTINPVKRIIEVAHSHNVPVLLDGAQAVPHQKIDVQELDCDFFAFSSHKFFGPTGVGVLFAKEDLLEKMPPYEGGGEMITSVTFEKTTYNELPHKFEAGTPNIAGVVALGAAIDYVNEVGYENIHEHEDELLKYATEALSSIKSLRIIGTAAKKASVISFTLDNIHPHDMGTILDRQGIAVRTGHHCTQPVMERFNVPATTRASFAFYNTKEEVDRLVEGIHHLLKLFG from the coding sequence ATGGAAGAATTACTCGAAAGCGTTGTTTTAGAAAAGCCAGTCAGCACGCCTACTACTGGATTTGATGTTGAGCGAATCCGCGAGGATTTCCCGATTTTGCAAACGCGGGTGCACGGGAATCCGCTGGTCTATTTGGACAACGCAGCTACTTCCCAGAAACCACAAGCGGTGATTGACGCCATCAGCGATTACTATTCTGGCGAAAACGCAAATATTCACAGAGGGGTGCATTATCTCAGCGAGCTTGCCACCAGGAAGTACGAAGAAACGAGGGAGAAGGTAAAAGACCTCATCAACGCGAAATCCACACGCGAAATTATATTCGTCCGAGGAACTACGGAGGCTGTAAATTTGGTTTCTTCAACTTACGGTCGAGAAAACATCAAAGCGGAAGACGAGATCATCATTTCAAATATGGAACATCACTCCAACATCGTTCCATGGCAGCTGCTCTGCGAATCGACCGATGCGAAACTGAAGGTTATTCCTATCAATGATGACGGCGAAATCATCTTTGATGAGTATCAGAAGCTTATGAGTGACAAAACCAAATTGGTTGCGGTTGTGCATACTTCTAACTCACTTGGTACAATTAATCCCGTGAAGCGAATCATCGAAGTTGCCCATAGCCACAATGTTCCTGTTTTACTCGATGGCGCTCAAGCAGTCCCGCACCAGAAAATTGACGTTCAAGAGTTAGACTGCGATTTTTTTGCTTTCTCTAGTCATAAGTTTTTTGGGCCCACTGGTGTTGGGGTTTTATTCGCCAAAGAGGACCTTTTGGAAAAGATGCCACCTTATGAAGGCGGCGGCGAAATGATCACCTCCGTTACATTTGAGAAAACAACCTACAACGAACTTCCACATAAATTTGAAGCAGGTACACCTAACATTGCCGGGGTTGTTGCATTAGGTGCGGCTATTGACTATGTGAATGAAGTAGGCTACGAAAATATCCACGAACATGAAGATGAGTTGCTAAAGTACGCCACGGAAGCCTTGTCGTCCATCAAGTCTTTGAGGATTATCGGAACGGCAGCAAAGAAAGCCTCGGTGATTTCGTTCACTTTAGACAATATTCATCCGCATGACATGGGAACCATCCTCGATAGGCAGGGCATCGCGGTGCGCACGGGGCATCATTGCACGCAACCGGTCATGGAACGATTTAATGTGCCGGCCACTACGAGAGCCTCTTTCGCTTTTTACAACACCAAAGAAGAGGTTGATCGTCTGGTCGAGGGCATACATCACCTACTCAAATTATTCGGCTAA
- a CDS encoding DUF59 domain-containing protein yields the protein MEEIKDMVLEVLKTCYDPEIPVNIYELGLIYDINVDESNNVDVNMTLTSPACPVAGTLPGEVEQKIRDLPEVNNAKVEVVWEPQWSPDLMSDVARYELGMM from the coding sequence ATGGAAGAAATCAAAGATATGGTTCTGGAAGTTCTGAAAACCTGCTACGATCCTGAAATCCCGGTGAATATTTATGAGCTCGGTTTGATTTACGATATTAACGTGGATGAGTCCAATAACGTTGATGTCAATATGACGTTGACTTCACCGGCTTGTCCGGTTGCGGGCACTCTACCCGGAGAAGTCGAGCAAAAAATAAGAGATTTGCCGGAAGTTAATAATGCCAAAGTTGAAGTTGTTTGGGAACCACAGTGGTCACCTGACCTCATGAGTGATGTGGCACGGTACGAACTCGGAATGATGTAA
- the sufD gene encoding Fe-S cluster assembly protein SufD translates to MTDIKQWYISNFDLFEESLNGSRETPFHEVRRSAISKFSELGFPTPRHEDWKYTNVAPMLEHKFKLPTEAAKVPKEVLRDFAFDKLKENLVVFINGLFSEELSKIDLNSDDIIVSSLRNAMVNHSDLVYKHLGRYVSFEDESFTALNTAFTNDGTFIFVPDNKVIEDPIHLIYISDGDTELVSHLRNLFIVGKNSQVKIIESFHSLSATTYFNNLVTEVFVDKNAIVDHIKLQEESINAFHISNAQVQQERQSVYTTVNIDLGGGLVRNNLSVLLNDEHCESHLFGFFLGQGTQHIDNHTFIDHAKPHCFSNELYKGILDDKARGVFNGKIIVRPDAQKTNALQSNKTLLLTNDASINAKPQLEIFADDVKCTHGATIGQLDDEAMFYLRARGIGEEMAGAMLRHAFISDVLENIKVEAVRERMDAHIIERFTKAHK, encoded by the coding sequence ATGACAGATATAAAACAGTGGTACATTTCGAATTTTGATTTGTTTGAAGAAAGTCTGAACGGAAGCAGGGAAACTCCGTTCCATGAAGTGCGTAGGTCGGCAATTTCAAAATTTTCCGAGCTGGGTTTTCCAACTCCGCGCCACGAAGACTGGAAATATACGAACGTTGCACCCATGCTGGAACACAAGTTTAAGCTGCCAACCGAAGCGGCAAAGGTTCCGAAGGAGGTACTTCGCGATTTTGCTTTTGATAAGCTAAAAGAAAATTTGGTTGTTTTTATTAACGGTCTTTTTTCGGAAGAGCTTTCTAAGATTGATCTAAACAGCGATGACATCATCGTCAGCAGTTTGCGGAACGCCATGGTAAATCACAGCGACCTCGTTTATAAACATCTTGGTCGTTACGTGAGTTTTGAAGATGAATCCTTTACTGCTCTCAATACCGCGTTTACGAATGATGGCACATTTATCTTTGTGCCCGATAATAAAGTAATAGAGGACCCCATTCATTTGATATACATTTCAGATGGGGACACGGAGCTTGTTTCGCACCTACGCAACCTGTTTATTGTTGGAAAAAATAGCCAGGTGAAAATCATCGAAAGCTTCCATTCATTGTCAGCTACAACTTATTTCAACAATTTAGTGACCGAAGTTTTTGTTGACAAGAATGCAATAGTCGATCACATAAAACTTCAGGAAGAAAGTATAAATGCTTTTCATATCTCAAACGCGCAAGTACAGCAGGAGCGGCAAAGTGTTTATACGACGGTCAACATTGACTTGGGAGGCGGATTAGTTCGCAACAATCTGAGTGTTTTGTTGAATGATGAGCACTGCGAATCCCATTTGTTTGGATTTTTTCTTGGGCAGGGGACGCAACATATTGACAATCACACGTTTATCGATCATGCAAAGCCACACTGTTTCAGCAACGAGCTGTACAAAGGCATTCTCGACGACAAAGCACGCGGTGTGTTTAACGGCAAGATTATAGTGCGTCCGGATGCGCAAAAAACCAACGCGCTGCAATCCAACAAAACGCTCTTGTTGACGAACGACGCCTCGATTAACGCCAAGCCGCAGTTGGAAATATTTGCCGATGACGTTAAATGTACCCACGGGGCAACCATTGGCCAGCTCGATGACGAGGCCATGTTTTATTTGCGTGCAAGAGGTATTGGCGAGGAAATGGCGGGCGCAATGCTGCGGCACGCTTTTATTAGCGACGTTCTGGAAAACATTAAAGTAGAGGCGGTTCGCGAGCGGATGGACGCGCATATTATTGAACGTTTTACCAAAGCACATAAATAA